One genomic window of Gimesia chilikensis includes the following:
- a CDS encoding DUF1559 domain-containing protein, giving the protein MLKRTLPKRGFTLIELLVVIAIIAILIALLLPAVQQAREAARRSTCKNNMKQLGLALHNYNDNFLALPIGTQTGSYSNWRAAILPYIDQANVYSQLTRPNGYWAHSGFPGNTILYSVRIPVYKCPSNPYGMTNTTDYTLSDSNSDPSLQSMIIDYVGISGATPDPVGRTSVCTGDVLASSSSNCNTGMMIPYKSVRFRDCTDGTSNTIILAEQSGQVNGAQKGANALGAWHGWANASLSTWNAGTPLPLSSGGYWYAAGTTTVRNPPNAFWTSGAPTYANSAYSANTVLNSHHVGGIHAVLTDGSVRFLSENIDMNTLRQLCVRDDGQVIGEF; this is encoded by the coding sequence ATGTTGAAACGTACCCTCCCGAAACGTGGCTTTACGCTCATTGAACTGCTGGTCGTAATCGCCATCATCGCGATTCTGATCGCCCTGCTCCTGCCGGCTGTCCAGCAGGCCCGCGAAGCAGCCCGCCGTTCCACCTGTAAGAACAACATGAAACAGCTGGGACTCGCACTCCACAACTACAACGATAATTTTCTGGCGCTCCCCATTGGAACACAGACCGGTTCCTACTCTAACTGGCGTGCTGCCATCCTGCCCTACATCGACCAGGCCAATGTCTACTCGCAGCTGACACGTCCCAATGGTTACTGGGCCCACTCGGGATTTCCGGGAAACACCATTTTGTATTCGGTCCGTATCCCCGTTTACAAATGTCCGTCCAATCCCTACGGCATGACCAACACAACTGACTACACCCTGTCTGACAGCAACTCCGATCCCAGTCTGCAGAGTATGATCATCGACTACGTAGGTATCTCCGGTGCCACCCCCGACCCCGTGGGCCGCACCAGTGTCTGTACCGGTGATGTGCTGGCGAGCAGTTCCAGCAACTGTAACACCGGGATGATGATCCCCTACAAGAGTGTCCGTTTCCGCGACTGTACCGACGGAACCTCGAATACCATCATCCTTGCTGAACAGTCTGGTCAGGTGAACGGAGCACAGAAGGGTGCCAATGCACTGGGTGCCTGGCACGGCTGGGCCAACGCCAGTCTCTCCACCTGGAATGCAGGCACGCCGCTGCCCCTCAGTTCGGGTGGCTACTGGTATGCAGCCGGAACCACGACCGTACGGAATCCTCCCAATGCTTTCTGGACTTCCGGTGCACCGACTTACGCCAACAGTGCCTATTCTGCTAATACCGTACTCAACTCGCATCACGTGGGTGGCATTCACGCCGTGCTGACCGATGGCTCCGTTCGCTTCCTGTCTGAAAACATCGACATGAACACACTCCGTCAACTGTGTGTACGTGACGACGGACAGGTCATCGGAGAATTTTAA
- a CDS encoding circularly permuted type 2 ATP-grasp protein yields MRLAPYQSVDCFDEMFAPDGQPRPSGKKFVERLQTLTEGSLQQRQKAAEISLQNMGITFNVYGHEAGTEKVWPFDLLPRIIDAHEWEVVESGLKQRIHALNLFINDVYNDCKIFKDKAVPEDLIRSSKTLRQQCQGYQPPQGVWCHITGVDLIRDRDGQIYVLEDNLRCPSGVSYVLENRELMKRTFAPVFQGMSVAPIEDYNEQLLKTLLDCAPEGVSDPTAVVLTPGIYNSAYFEHTFLAQQMGVELVQGTDLFVEDGYVFMKTTQGPRRVDVIYRRIDDDFLDPKCFRSDSALGVENLMEVCRAGRVTLANAPGTGVADDKAVYAYVPQIIKYYLGEEAILPNVPTYLCSEQKQRDHVLGNLDQLVVKPTNESGGYGILMGPQSSQAERDKCADAIRANPREWIAQPMLKLSTVPTLIGDQLCPRHVDLRPFVLCGKDIYVMPGGLTRVALREGSMVVNSSQGGGSKDTWILRNGHALSDPHFSPAALEKN; encoded by the coding sequence ATGAGGTTAGCTCCCTATCAGTCAGTAGACTGTTTTGATGAAATGTTCGCGCCCGATGGCCAGCCCCGGCCCAGCGGCAAAAAATTCGTGGAACGCCTGCAGACCCTGACTGAAGGCAGTCTGCAGCAACGCCAGAAGGCGGCCGAGATCTCCCTGCAGAATATGGGAATCACCTTCAATGTCTACGGGCATGAAGCCGGCACCGAAAAAGTCTGGCCCTTCGATCTGCTCCCCCGCATCATCGACGCCCATGAATGGGAGGTCGTCGAAAGTGGACTCAAGCAGCGCATCCATGCCCTGAACCTCTTCATTAACGATGTCTACAACGACTGCAAGATCTTCAAAGACAAAGCCGTTCCCGAAGACCTGATCCGCAGTTCCAAAACACTCCGCCAGCAGTGTCAGGGCTATCAGCCTCCCCAGGGAGTCTGGTGCCACATCACCGGCGTCGACCTGATCCGTGATCGTGATGGGCAGATCTACGTTCTCGAAGACAACCTCCGCTGTCCGTCCGGCGTCTCTTACGTGCTGGAAAACCGCGAACTGATGAAGCGGACCTTCGCCCCCGTCTTTCAGGGCATGTCCGTCGCTCCCATCGAAGACTACAACGAACAACTGCTCAAAACACTGCTCGACTGTGCCCCCGAAGGCGTCAGCGATCCCACCGCGGTCGTACTCACACCAGGCATCTATAACTCGGCTTACTTCGAACACACCTTCCTCGCCCAGCAGATGGGTGTCGAACTCGTTCAGGGTACCGACCTGTTCGTGGAAGACGGTTATGTCTTCATGAAAACCACACAGGGCCCGCGTCGCGTCGATGTCATCTACCGCCGTATCGACGATGACTTCCTGGACCCGAAATGCTTCCGTTCCGATTCCGCCCTCGGCGTTGAGAACCTGATGGAAGTCTGTCGCGCCGGTCGCGTCACTCTCGCCAATGCACCGGGAACCGGCGTCGCTGACGACAAAGCCGTCTATGCCTACGTGCCACAGATCATCAAATACTACCTGGGGGAAGAAGCCATTCTGCCGAATGTGCCGACTTACCTCTGTTCGGAACAGAAACAGCGAGATCATGTGCTGGGGAACCTGGACCAGTTGGTTGTGAAACCCACCAACGAATCAGGGGGCTACGGCATCCTGATGGGGCCACAGTCCTCCCAGGCGGAACGTGATAAATGTGCCGACGCCATTCGTGCCAATCCCCGCGAATGGATTGCCCAGCCCATGTTGAAACTCTCAACCGTCCCCACCCTGATCGGCGATCAACTTTGCCCCAGACATGTGGACTTGCGACCGTTTGTGCTCTGCGGAAAAGATATTTACGTAATGCCGGGAGGCTTGACACGTGTAGCGCTGCGAGAAGGATCAATGGTCGTTAACTCTTCACAGGGGGGAGGCAGCAAGGATACGTGGATTCTGCGAAACGGACACGCGCTGTCTGATCCGCATTTTTCACCCGCAGCTCTGGAGAAGAATTGA
- a CDS encoding alpha-E domain-containing protein, translating to MLSRVASSVYWLSRYVERAENVARFIDVNYNLTLGETDTLANQWAPLVYTTGDQAPYEELYGEPTRENVLKFLSFDKKNPNSIISCVSLARENARTIREIIPTVVWEQLNQFYFMVRSAASEPGLMDQPQDFCERVRLASHMLVGATDATMSHGEAWHFSRTGRLIERADKTSRIVDVQYYILLPDARDVGSALDVVRWSALLRSASALAMYRRQYGKITPSRVADFLILDTQFPRAMHFCLRKAQQSLRYITGSTAGTFQNLAEQRMGLLCSNMDYTSIDDIIDQGLHQYIDGFQKQLNLVGEAIQDVFFTPQYQSQASSTQTQSQTG from the coding sequence ATGCTCAGTCGTGTCGCTAGTTCCGTTTACTGGTTAAGTCGCTATGTGGAACGTGCAGAAAACGTCGCGCGATTTATAGACGTCAACTACAACCTCACACTCGGAGAAACGGATACCCTCGCCAACCAGTGGGCTCCCCTGGTCTATACCACTGGAGACCAGGCTCCCTACGAGGAACTCTACGGCGAACCCACGCGGGAAAACGTCCTCAAGTTTCTCTCGTTTGATAAGAAGAATCCGAACTCGATCATCTCCTGCGTCTCACTGGCACGGGAAAACGCCCGAACCATTCGCGAAATCATCCCCACGGTCGTCTGGGAACAGCTGAATCAGTTCTATTTCATGGTCCGCTCTGCAGCCAGCGAGCCCGGCCTGATGGATCAGCCGCAGGATTTCTGTGAACGCGTCCGCCTCGCCAGCCACATGCTGGTTGGTGCCACGGATGCCACCATGTCGCATGGAGAAGCCTGGCACTTCTCCCGTACAGGTCGCCTGATTGAACGGGCCGATAAGACTTCGCGGATTGTCGATGTGCAGTACTACATCCTGCTGCCCGATGCCCGGGACGTGGGAAGTGCCCTCGACGTAGTCCGCTGGTCCGCTCTGCTCCGCTCCGCCAGTGCCCTGGCCATGTACCGCAGACAATACGGCAAAATCACCCCCTCGCGCGTCGCGGACTTTCTGATTCTGGATACTCAGTTTCCCCGGGCAATGCACTTCTGCCTGCGGAAAGCTCAACAGTCACTGCGCTACATCACCGGCAGTACCGCGGGCACATTCCAGAACCTTGCCGAACAACGGATGGGGCTCTTATGTTCCAATATGGATTATACCAGCATCGATGACATCATCGATCAGGGACTGCACCAGTACATCGACGGGTTCCAAAAGCAGCTCAATCTGGTAGGCGAAGCGATTCAGGATGTATTCTTCACGCCTCAATATCAGTCACAGGCATCCTCTACGCAAACGCAATCACAAACGGGTTGA